A single window of Methanoculleus oceani DNA harbors:
- a CDS encoding ABC transporter permease — translation MVNGNPIIEGFIEAIELIITLNPQVVEITIRSLYISLTATFFAALIALPIGALIYFYEFRGKHAVVSTLQTLYALPTVIVGLLVFLFLSNIGPFGFLRLLYTPGGMIAAQTILIIPLLMGLTVAALSGIDRDKRYTITALGASRLQTVMTIIAEARFAVMAGVLLGFGRAIAEVGTVMIVGGNIRGATRVLTTAIALNTSMANYSLSIALGIILLGVALGVNIALSLVQRR, via the coding sequence GTGGTGAACGGAAACCCAATCATCGAGGGGTTCATCGAGGCTATCGAGCTCATCATCACCCTCAACCCCCAGGTGGTGGAGATCACCATCCGCTCGCTCTACATCTCCCTCACCGCCACCTTCTTTGCCGCGCTGATCGCCCTCCCTATCGGGGCGCTCATCTACTTCTACGAGTTCCGGGGGAAGCACGCGGTCGTCTCCACGCTGCAGACACTGTACGCGCTCCCCACGGTCATCGTGGGCCTGCTCGTGTTCCTCTTCCTCTCGAACATCGGTCCCTTCGGGTTCCTCCGTCTCCTCTACACCCCCGGCGGCATGATCGCCGCCCAGACGATCCTCATCATCCCGCTCCTGATGGGGCTGACGGTCGCGGCGCTCTCCGGGATCGACCGGGACAAACGCTACACGATCACCGCGCTCGGCGCGAGCAGGCTCCAGACGGTCATGACCATCATCGCGGAGGCCCGGTTCGCGGTCATGGCCGGCGTCCTCCTGGGCTTCGGGCGGGCTATCGCCGAGGTGGGGACGGTGATGATCGTCGGCGGCAACATCCGGGGCGCCACCCGCGTCCTCACAACCGCGATCGCGCTCAACACATCGATGGCAAATTACTCCCTCTCGATTGCACTCGGGATCATCCTCCTCGGGGTGGCGCTCGGGGTGAACATAGCCCTCTCTCTCGTACAACGGCGGTGA
- a CDS encoding YHS domain-containing protein, with the protein MAVDPVCKMDVDEATAKFTSEYRGKTYYFCAPGCKKLFERDPEAYLKES; encoded by the coding sequence GTGGCAGTTGATCCGGTATGCAAGATGGACGTCGACGAAGCGACCGCGAAGTTCACGTCCGAGTACAGGGGCAAGACCTACTACTTCTGCGCCCCGGGGTGCAAGAAGCTCTTCGAGCGGGACCCCGAGGCGTACCTGAAGGAATCGTAA
- the hisD gene encoding histidinol dehydrogenase, with product MWQALDIETWLAGRRSDLDRVKGPVFEIIGRVRAEGDAALLDLTKRFDGIDLEEIAVSDEEREAAYDQVDARLVESLVEAEERISRFHELQRGRDLWLQEVEPGITLGVRTTPLARIGAYVPGGRAAYPSTALMCTIPAKVAGVREICCCTPPPTSPITLVALDIAGVDEVYRVGGAQAIAAMAIGTETVPRVEKIVGPGNVYVTAAKMLLRDEAEIDFPAGPSEIAILADSTANPTFVAADILAQAEHDPNAACVLVTTDAAIADAVGAEVKRMAGEAKRREIVAKALEHSGYIVAGDLDEAVATVDGIAPEHLSVQVADPLAVINRIRSAGSIFVGPYAAVACGDYASGTNHVLPTAGYASLYSGLDVNHFCRRSTVQMITREGLEAIGDVVETIADAEGLHAHAESVRVRRRG from the coding sequence ATGTGGCAGGCGCTGGATATCGAGACCTGGCTCGCCGGACGGCGGTCGGACCTCGACCGGGTGAAGGGACCGGTCTTTGAGATCATCGGGAGGGTGCGGGCGGAGGGCGACGCCGCCCTGCTCGACCTGACGAAGAGGTTCGACGGCATCGATCTGGAGGAGATCGCCGTCTCCGACGAGGAGCGGGAGGCGGCCTACGATCAGGTGGACGCACGGCTGGTCGAGAGCCTCGTGGAGGCGGAGGAGCGGATCAGCCGGTTCCACGAGCTGCAGCGCGGGCGCGACCTCTGGCTGCAGGAGGTGGAGCCCGGGATCACCCTCGGCGTCAGGACGACGCCCCTTGCGAGGATCGGAGCCTACGTCCCCGGCGGGCGGGCGGCATACCCCTCGACGGCGTTGATGTGCACGATCCCGGCCAAAGTCGCGGGGGTCCGAGAGATCTGCTGCTGCACCCCGCCGCCGACGAGCCCGATCACCCTCGTCGCGCTCGACATCGCCGGGGTCGACGAGGTCTACCGGGTCGGCGGCGCCCAGGCGATCGCGGCGATGGCAATAGGGACCGAAACGGTCCCGCGGGTGGAAAAGATCGTCGGCCCGGGGAACGTCTACGTCACCGCCGCGAAGATGCTTCTGCGCGACGAGGCCGAGATCGACTTCCCCGCGGGTCCGAGCGAGATCGCGATCCTCGCAGACAGCACGGCGAACCCGACCTTTGTCGCGGCCGACATCCTCGCCCAGGCCGAGCACGACCCGAACGCCGCCTGCGTACTCGTGACGACCGACGCGGCCATCGCCGATGCGGTCGGGGCCGAGGTGAAGCGGATGGCCGGAGAGGCGAAACGCCGGGAGATCGTCGCAAAAGCCCTTGAGCACTCGGGCTACATCGTGGCCGGCGACCTCGACGAGGCCGTGGCGACGGTCGACGGCATCGCCCCCGAGCACCTCTCGGTCCAGGTGGCCGACCCGCTTGCCGTCATCAACCGCATCCGGAGCGCCGGGTCAATCTTCGTCGGCCCCTACGCGGCGGTGGCCTGTGGCGACTACGCGTCGGGGACGAACCACGTCCTCCCGACTGCAGGCTACGCCAGCCTCTACTCCGGGCTCGACGTGAACCACTTCTGCCGCCGCTCGACGGTGCAGATGATCACGCGGGAGGGGCTCGAGGCTATCGGCGACGTGGTGGAGACGATCGCCGACGCGGAGGGGCTCCACGCCCACGCGGAGTCGGTACGGGTCCGGAGAAGGGGATAA
- a CDS encoding substrate-binding domain-containing protein, with protein MKTNATHLAAGIITILLILALCAGCTSPAPGGNATPAGTATTAPAGGGNILRIATTTSLENTGLLAELERVYEEETGMDLQFIAQGTGQSIDSGRRGDVDLVLVHAPDLEQQFIDDGFGINPRCIAYNYYIIVGPESDPAGIANMTPVEAFETIYAAGTNETAGVAFVSRGDNSGTHAQEKVLWEEAGYDYDTEIIDAGGWYVEAGKGMGDTLILANEQQAYTLSDEGTYLSFADRLDLVPVVAEGAELLNRYSAIAVNPEQHPDVNAEGAADFINWLLEDETKEMIGEFGAEEFGKPLFTPLYAPECTEPPFNCTCAEPITT; from the coding sequence ATGAAGACAAATGCGACCCATCTGGCGGCAGGCATCATCACGATCCTGCTCATCCTCGCCCTCTGTGCCGGGTGCACGAGTCCGGCGCCGGGCGGAAACGCGACGCCTGCCGGCACGGCGACGACCGCTCCCGCCGGCGGGGGGAACATCCTGCGGATAGCCACCACGACGAGCCTGGAGAACACCGGGCTGCTCGCGGAGCTCGAACGGGTCTACGAGGAAGAGACCGGGATGGACCTCCAGTTCATCGCCCAGGGCACGGGACAGTCGATCGACTCCGGCAGGCGCGGCGACGTCGATCTCGTCCTCGTCCACGCTCCGGACCTTGAGCAGCAGTTCATCGACGACGGCTTCGGGATTAACCCACGGTGCATCGCCTACAACTACTACATCATCGTCGGCCCCGAGTCCGACCCGGCGGGGATCGCGAACATGACCCCGGTGGAGGCCTTCGAGACGATCTACGCGGCTGGCACGAATGAGACGGCGGGCGTCGCGTTCGTCTCCCGCGGCGACAACTCCGGAACGCACGCCCAGGAGAAGGTACTCTGGGAAGAGGCGGGCTACGACTACGACACCGAGATCATCGACGCAGGAGGTTGGTACGTCGAGGCCGGCAAGGGCATGGGAGACACCCTGATCCTTGCGAACGAGCAGCAGGCATACACCCTCTCCGATGAGGGAACCTACCTTTCGTTTGCGGACAGGCTGGATCTAGTCCCGGTCGTCGCGGAGGGCGCGGAACTCCTGAACCGCTACAGCGCGATCGCCGTCAACCCCGAACAGCACCCGGACGTGAACGCAGAGGGTGCCGCAGACTTCATCAACTGGCTTCTTGAGGATGAGACAAAGGAGATGATCGGGGAGTTCGGGGCCGAGGAATTCGGCAAACCGCTCTTCACGCCTCTCTACGCGCCCGAGTGCACCGAACCCCCGTTCAACTGCACCTGCGCGGAGCCGATAACAACGTGA
- the wtpA gene encoding tungstate ABC transporter substrate-binding protein WtpA: MKLTRLSAFIYLIVAAAVLICGCTGTTNTDSVPGAGNQTTTPTPTAAAAEDVQVKVFHAGSLTGPFEKVKAEFETEHPGVTVLLEPAGSVDCIKKVTENGKPADVVASADYALIPDMMIPEDADWYLTFAKNRMVLTYSNESMYADEITAENWYEILDRDGVRWGFSDPNSDPCGYRSPMVIQLAEAYYEDDQIFETLVGEHSEITVTEEGGVYTIHAADPKPDSITLTIRPKSVELVQMIQAGGLDYAWEYRSVAVQNDLRFLELPEEIDLSSIDFAENYATVRTEAKKGDGTTVYAGSPIVYGVTVPKIAEHPDLGLEFVEMLIGATGQEILAADGQPPIVPAGGYGDVPTALQSLVEMKA; the protein is encoded by the coding sequence ATGAAATTAACCCGCCTATCTGCTTTTATCTATCTCATCGTCGCTGCCGCGGTCCTGATCTGCGGCTGCACGGGGACGACGAACACCGATTCGGTGCCCGGTGCAGGCAACCAGACGACGACCCCCACACCGACGGCAGCTGCTGCCGAAGACGTTCAGGTAAAGGTTTTCCACGCCGGGAGCCTGACCGGGCCGTTCGAGAAGGTGAAAGCGGAATTCGAAACTGAACATCCCGGTGTCACCGTGCTCCTCGAGCCCGCCGGCAGCGTCGACTGCATCAAGAAGGTGACCGAGAACGGCAAACCCGCCGATGTCGTCGCCTCCGCCGACTACGCGCTCATCCCGGATATGATGATTCCTGAGGACGCCGACTGGTATCTCACGTTCGCGAAGAACCGGATGGTGCTCACCTACTCGAACGAGAGCATGTACGCGGACGAGATCACCGCCGAGAACTGGTACGAGATCCTCGACCGCGACGGCGTCCGGTGGGGCTTCTCCGACCCGAACTCCGACCCCTGCGGCTACCGCAGCCCGATGGTGATCCAGCTCGCCGAGGCCTACTATGAGGACGACCAGATCTTTGAGACCCTCGTCGGGGAGCACAGCGAGATCACCGTCACCGAAGAGGGCGGGGTCTACACGATCCACGCCGCCGACCCGAAGCCCGACAGCATCACCCTGACGATCCGGCCTAAGAGTGTCGAACTCGTCCAGATGATCCAGGCCGGCGGACTTGACTACGCCTGGGAGTACCGGAGCGTTGCCGTGCAGAACGATCTTCGCTTCCTCGAACTCCCCGAGGAAATCGACCTCTCGTCGATAGACTTTGCGGAGAACTACGCGACCGTCCGGACCGAGGCGAAGAAGGGCGACGGCACGACGGTCTACGCAGGCTCGCCGATCGTCTACGGCGTGACCGTCCCGAAGATCGCAGAGCACCCCGACCTCGGTCTCGAGTTCGTGGAGATGCTGATCGGCGCCACCGGGCAGGAGATCCTCGCCGCCGACGGCCAGCCCCCGATCGTGCCTGCAGGCGGCTACGGCGACGTCCCGACCGCTCTCCAGTCGCTCGTCGAGATGAAAGCCTGA
- a CDS encoding ABC transporter ATP-binding protein: MAIIEAHNIKKSYGSLEVLHDVDLSVGEGEILALIGPSGSGKSTLLRILDLIEPANEGELSVFGIDTVEEHGRWLDLRRRMGMLFQRPIVFNSSVYDNVAMGLRYRHASGSEIDRKVKEALEAVGLSRYVKSKALDLSGGEQQRVALSRVLVTDPEILFLDEPTANLDPTSTATIEAIVTRLNREANMTVVISTHDLMQGQRLAHRVGVMIEGTIAQTGLSREIFHEPKDRRIARFVGVQNIAPGRVVAQREGLTVVEVRGKQILSATPPPADEVEMIVRGEDISLHRREPAHEEAENLFPATVTGIEPTAPFVNVTVHCGCDLVALVTARRAETLGLHEGLEVWVSLQAKAVHLIPRNGPG; the protein is encoded by the coding sequence ATGGCGATCATCGAGGCACACAACATCAAAAAATCCTACGGCAGCCTTGAAGTTCTGCACGACGTCGACCTCTCGGTCGGGGAAGGCGAGATCCTCGCGCTCATCGGCCCGAGCGGGTCGGGGAAGAGCACGCTTCTCCGGATCCTCGACCTTATCGAGCCCGCGAACGAGGGGGAACTCTCGGTCTTCGGTATCGACACGGTGGAGGAGCACGGCCGCTGGCTCGACCTCCGCCGCCGGATGGGGATGCTCTTTCAGCGGCCGATCGTCTTCAACTCGTCCGTCTACGACAACGTCGCGATGGGGCTGCGTTACCGCCATGCCTCCGGCAGCGAGATCGATCGAAAGGTGAAGGAAGCCCTCGAGGCCGTCGGGCTCTCTCGTTACGTCAAGAGCAAGGCGCTCGATCTCTCCGGCGGCGAACAGCAGCGGGTGGCGTTATCAAGGGTGCTCGTGACCGACCCCGAGATCCTCTTCCTGGACGAACCGACGGCGAACCTGGACCCGACATCGACCGCCACCATCGAGGCGATCGTGACACGGCTGAATCGCGAGGCCAACATGACCGTCGTGATCAGCACCCACGACCTCATGCAGGGGCAGCGTCTCGCCCACCGGGTCGGGGTGATGATCGAGGGCACGATCGCCCAGACGGGACTGTCCCGCGAGATATTCCACGAGCCCAAAGACAGGAGGATCGCCCGGTTCGTGGGCGTCCAGAACATCGCCCCCGGTCGGGTCGTCGCGCAAAGAGAGGGACTCACCGTGGTGGAAGTGAGGGGGAAACAGATCCTCTCGGCGACCCCGCCGCCCGCCGACGAAGTCGAGATGATAGTCCGGGGCGAAGACATCTCCCTGCACCGGAGGGAACCGGCGCACGAGGAGGCGGAGAACCTCTTCCCCGCCACGGTTACCGGCATCGAGCCCACGGCGCCGTTCGTGAACGTGACGGTGCACTGCGGGTGCGATCTTGTCGCACTGGTGACCGCAAGAAGGGCGGAGACCCTCGGACTTCACGAGGGTCTGGAGGTCTGGGTCTCCCTCCAGGCGAAGGCGGTCCACCTGATCCCCCGAAATGGACCCGGATGA
- a CDS encoding ABC transporter permease — MKTQTVSGDILQGEGEVSLPWWRQRRRQQVDWCTVWFCIMGAALVGITVLALANIATTELADPAHLLKVAASSEVIGSIFLTFGAGASAVLLLILFGTPLAYVLARSRPSRFKGVVESLVDIPLILPHTVAGLLVYLLFMRRGWLGAPLSDVGLAFEDALPGTVVAMLFVASPFFVNTMREGFEKVPVHLENVARTLGAGTFTTFWTVTLPLSLRHMYSGAVLAWGRAIGEFAGVIMIAYYPFIISTLIYYSFTTDGIHTSRSIAFTVILVSFGVFYLLRRMTRYLGRYDDRV; from the coding sequence ATGAAGACTCAAACGGTGTCGGGCGACATCCTTCAGGGTGAAGGTGAGGTATCTCTCCCCTGGTGGAGGCAGCGCAGGAGGCAGCAGGTAGACTGGTGCACCGTCTGGTTCTGCATCATGGGAGCGGCACTCGTCGGTATCACGGTGCTCGCGCTCGCGAACATCGCAACGACGGAACTTGCCGACCCGGCTCACCTTCTCAAGGTCGCGGCGTCGTCGGAGGTGATCGGATCGATCTTCCTCACGTTCGGTGCGGGGGCGAGCGCCGTCCTCCTCCTCATCCTCTTCGGGACCCCGCTCGCCTACGTCCTCGCGCGGTCCCGCCCATCCCGCTTCAAGGGGGTCGTCGAGAGCCTCGTCGACATCCCGCTCATCCTGCCGCACACCGTGGCGGGCCTGCTCGTCTACCTCCTCTTCATGCGCCGGGGATGGCTCGGCGCGCCGCTCTCGGACGTCGGGCTCGCCTTCGAGGACGCACTCCCGGGGACGGTGGTCGCGATGCTCTTCGTCGCCTCGCCGTTCTTCGTCAACACCATGCGGGAGGGGTTCGAGAAGGTGCCCGTCCATCTGGAGAACGTCGCCCGCACGCTCGGTGCCGGCACGTTCACCACCTTCTGGACGGTCACGCTCCCCTTGAGCCTCCGGCACATGTACAGCGGGGCCGTCCTCGCATGGGGAAGAGCGATCGGGGAGTTTGCCGGTGTCATCATGATCGCCTACTACCCGTTCATCATATCGACGCTGATCTACTACTCCTTCACGACGGACGGCATTCACACGAGCAGGAGCATTGCTTTTACGGTTATTCTGGTCAGTTTCGGGGTCTTCTACCTGCTCCGGCGGATGACCCGGTACCTGGGGAGGTACGATGATCGCGTTTGA
- a CDS encoding HEAT repeat domain-containing protein — MEQGGSSLAEQRGERRYNIDLLRAEEDVNGLIEALRSDGGLTRQRAALALGDLGGPGAAEPLIRALGDPMTAVREAAADSLAMLGGAAVGPLVELIESPEASGKYEESTAAGRPATVTGPGGQTWEIETRRDLRRVYAAAILGEIGDPAAVEPLARALHDKNDDLRCQASGALAKFGREAVGPLAGLLADPDPDTRIVAAGVLGDTGDASAVEPLIGALRDENDDVRGAAGGALMRMGDAAVDPLVAATKDADRNVRLYAAGALKYIGDPRAIDALRDLTLDEDKDVRSVAEDAIDKIQMVRGEMPAEPSPPTSR; from the coding sequence TTGGAGCAAGGAGGAAGTTCTCTCGCAGAGCAGCGGGGCGAAAGAAGGTATAACATCGATCTCCTGCGGGCTGAGGAAGATGTAAACGGCCTGATCGAGGCATTGAGAAGCGATGGCGGCCTGACCCGCCAGCGGGCCGCCCTGGCGCTCGGGGACCTCGGCGGGCCGGGGGCGGCGGAACCGCTCATCCGGGCGCTCGGCGACCCGATGACGGCGGTCAGGGAAGCGGCGGCGGACTCGCTTGCCATGCTCGGGGGCGCGGCGGTCGGGCCGCTGGTCGAACTCATCGAGAGCCCGGAGGCGTCGGGGAAGTACGAGGAGTCGACGGCTGCCGGGAGGCCGGCGACCGTGACCGGACCAGGGGGCCAGACCTGGGAGATCGAGACCCGGAGGGACCTCCGGAGGGTCTATGCCGCCGCCATCCTCGGCGAGATCGGCGATCCCGCCGCGGTGGAACCGCTTGCCCGGGCGCTTCACGACAAAAACGACGATCTCCGGTGCCAGGCGTCGGGAGCCCTTGCAAAGTTCGGTCGTGAGGCGGTGGGGCCGCTCGCGGGACTGCTCGCCGACCCGGACCCAGATACCAGGATCGTCGCGGCCGGCGTCCTCGGGGATACCGGGGATGCCTCGGCGGTGGAGCCGCTCATCGGGGCGCTCCGGGACGAGAACGATGACGTCCGGGGCGCGGCGGGGGGCGCCCTCATGCGGATGGGCGATGCCGCGGTCGACCCCCTCGTCGCGGCGACGAAGGATGCCGACCGGAACGTCCGGCTCTACGCGGCGGGTGCGCTCAAGTACATCGGCGACCCGCGGGCGATCGACGCGCTCCGGGACCTCACCCTGGACGAGGATAAGGATGTAAGGAGCGTCGCGGAGGACGCGATCGATAAGATCCAGATGGTCCGGGGCGAGATGCCGGCGGAGCCGTCCCCGCCGACGTCACGGTAA
- a CDS encoding HEAT repeat domain-containing protein — MVQRRDVITEEVQEEKRYDVSHMASRQDIDGLTDAMQSSDPTVRRSAALALGALGEWRAVDPLIRALGDPVQAVREGAANALVMVGTPAVEPLIDLLERPGAAGAYAAPREAPGEGLTQVDLLGGPDGIPPTKRTLRHRGGIRQHDAFGGPEDIREAGAGRARDEEPGLAQHDAFGGPEDLRRAGGKVSRDTEGEITQHDLLGGPEDVGTKKTVRHRELAQHDLLGGPEGAREHEALFPGARGAGIVPEAVPPGRGLRRAYAAVILGEIGDPRAEGALSRSLSDTDPAVRRAAEDGMARYRERRGEAMPVPPTSR; from the coding sequence GTGGTGCAGAGAAGGGATGTTATAACGGAAGAGGTGCAGGAGGAGAAGCGGTATGATGTCAGCCATATGGCGTCGCGACAGGATATCGACGGCCTGACCGACGCGATGCAGAGCAGCGATCCGACGGTCCGCCGGAGCGCCGCCCTCGCCCTCGGTGCGCTCGGGGAATGGAGGGCGGTTGACCCGCTCATCCGGGCGCTTGGCGACCCGGTGCAGGCCGTCCGGGAGGGGGCGGCGAACGCGCTTGTCATGGTCGGAACACCGGCGGTCGAACCGCTGATCGATCTCCTCGAGCGTCCCGGGGCTGCAGGAGCGTATGCGGCGCCGCGGGAAGCGCCCGGGGAAGGGCTGACGCAGGTCGATCTCCTCGGAGGACCCGATGGCATACCGCCCACGAAGAGGACTCTCCGGCACAGGGGAGGCATCAGGCAGCACGATGCGTTCGGTGGCCCGGAGGATATCCGGGAGGCGGGGGCCGGAAGGGCCCGCGATGAGGAACCGGGACTCGCCCAGCACGACGCGTTCGGCGGGCCGGAGGATCTCCGGAGGGCGGGAGGCAAGGTGTCCCGCGACACTGAGGGTGAGATCACCCAGCACGATCTTCTCGGCGGCCCGGAGGATGTCGGGACGAAAAAGACCGTCCGGCACCGGGAACTCGCCCAGCACGACCTCCTCGGCGGCCCGGAGGGCGCAAGGGAGCACGAGGCGCTCTTCCCCGGGGCGAGGGGGGCCGGCATCGTGCCGGAGGCCGTTCCACCGGGCCGGGGGCTGCGGCGGGCCTATGCCGCCGTGATCCTCGGCGAGATCGGCGACCCGCGGGCGGAGGGTGCTCTCAGCCGGTCGCTCTCCGATACCGATCCCGCCGTCCGGAGGGCGGCCGAGGACGGGATGGCGCGGTATCGGGAGAGGCGGGGCGAGGCCATGCCCGTCCCGCCGACGTCCCGCTGA
- a CDS encoding heavy metal translocating P-type ATPase gives MPEEKRKAELKISGMHCASCALNIERALQDREDVYDARVNLAAETAVVEYDPTKATLADLERTVSDAGYEVIRNEATVRIGGMVCAACAQVIEASLADLDGVYEARVNLATENAHVVYNPALVTTSDIRAAVEDAGYQYLGLEEEVSEDVEARMREEDLRDKFRRFTVGFAVSIPLFFYMLFGMPGMGALPVSINLVMLVITLPVFLYVSAPIFRAAAAALRNRALTMDVMYAMGIGVAYGASLLGTFGVVLTADFNFYETAVMLASFLTLGRYLEARAKGRTSEAIKKLVGLRPKTATVIRDGQEVEVPVEAVAVGDVLLVRPGEKVPVDGTVVGGESSVDESMITGEPIPADKNEGDGVVGGTLNVNGVLQVRAEKIGKDMVLSQIIRLVRDAQGSKPPVERIADVAVSYFIPAVLAIATAAFLVWYFGLGASLLFALTVLISVLVVACPCALGLATPTAVTVGIGRGAELGVLIRNGEALEVSEKLTAVVFDKTGTLTRGKPDVTDIVPLAVPEDRLLALAAAVEHNSQHPLAAAVVRRAESAGVAVPASERFTTFGGRGVSAVVEGEEVLIGNQPFLEEHGVAVPPEAERRITALQDEGKTAVLVAAGSGLAGIFAIADTLKPTTKGAVADLKRMGLSVTMITGDNERTANAIAREIGIEDVHAGVLPQEKALEVRALQDRGEVVAFVGDGINDAPALAQADVGIAIGSGTDVAIESGDIVLIRDDLVDAVAAVELSRKVMSRIKQNLFWAFAYNSALIPLAAGVLYPFFGIAFRPELAALAMALSSVTVVSLSLLLKTYIPPAKRGLSEGDARGS, from the coding sequence ATGCCGGAGGAGAAGAGGAAGGCGGAACTGAAGATCTCCGGGATGCACTGCGCGTCCTGCGCCCTCAACATAGAACGCGCCCTCCAGGATCGGGAAGACGTCTACGATGCCCGTGTCAACCTCGCGGCCGAGACCGCCGTCGTCGAGTACGACCCGACGAAGGCCACCCTCGCCGACCTCGAACGGACGGTTTCCGACGCCGGTTACGAGGTTATCAGGAATGAGGCCACCGTCCGGATCGGGGGAATGGTCTGTGCGGCCTGCGCTCAGGTGATCGAGGCCTCGCTTGCCGACCTCGACGGGGTCTACGAGGCCCGGGTCAACCTCGCGACCGAGAACGCGCACGTCGTCTACAACCCCGCGCTCGTCACCACATCAGACATCCGTGCCGCCGTCGAGGATGCCGGCTACCAGTACCTGGGGCTCGAGGAGGAGGTCTCCGAGGACGTCGAGGCCCGGATGCGGGAGGAGGACCTCCGGGACAAGTTCCGGCGGTTTACCGTCGGGTTCGCGGTGAGTATCCCGCTCTTCTTCTACATGCTCTTCGGGATGCCGGGGATGGGAGCCCTCCCGGTCTCGATCAACCTTGTCATGCTTGTCATCACCCTGCCGGTCTTTCTCTACGTCAGCGCCCCCATCTTCAGGGCGGCCGCCGCGGCGCTCCGGAACCGGGCGCTGACGATGGACGTGATGTACGCGATGGGGATCGGTGTCGCATACGGCGCAAGCCTCCTCGGGACGTTCGGGGTCGTCCTCACGGCGGACTTCAACTTCTATGAGACCGCGGTGATGCTCGCCTCGTTCCTGACGCTCGGGAGGTATCTGGAGGCCCGGGCCAAGGGAAGAACGTCGGAAGCCATCAAGAAACTCGTCGGTCTGCGGCCGAAGACCGCGACGGTGATCCGGGACGGCCAGGAGGTCGAGGTTCCGGTCGAGGCTGTGGCCGTCGGCGACGTTCTCCTCGTCCGGCCGGGGGAGAAGGTGCCGGTAGACGGGACGGTCGTGGGCGGCGAGAGTTCGGTCGATGAGTCGATGATCACCGGCGAACCCATCCCGGCCGATAAAAATGAGGGCGACGGGGTCGTCGGCGGCACCCTGAACGTGAACGGCGTCCTCCAGGTCAGGGCCGAGAAGATCGGGAAGGATATGGTGTTATCGCAGATCATCAGGCTCGTCCGGGACGCCCAGGGCTCGAAGCCGCCGGTGGAGCGGATCGCCGACGTCGCGGTCTCCTACTTCATCCCGGCCGTGCTCGCGATCGCAACCGCCGCCTTTCTCGTCTGGTACTTCGGGCTCGGTGCATCGCTCCTTTTTGCGCTCACGGTGTTGATCTCCGTCCTGGTCGTCGCCTGCCCCTGTGCGCTCGGCCTCGCCACCCCGACCGCCGTGACCGTCGGGATCGGCCGGGGCGCCGAACTCGGGGTGCTGATCCGGAACGGCGAGGCGCTTGAGGTCTCGGAGAAACTGACCGCGGTCGTCTTCGATAAGACCGGGACGCTCACCCGGGGAAAGCCGGACGTCACCGATATCGTCCCCCTCGCTGTGCCGGAGGACCGACTCCTCGCGCTCGCGGCGGCGGTCGAGCACAACTCGCAGCATCCGCTCGCGGCGGCGGTCGTGCGGCGGGCGGAGAGTGCCGGTGTTGCGGTCCCGGCATCGGAGCGGTTTACGACCTTCGGCGGCAGGGGGGTCAGCGCCGTGGTGGAGGGCGAGGAGGTGCTGATCGGCAACCAGCCTTTCCTCGAGGAGCACGGCGTCGCCGTCCCCCCCGAGGCGGAGAGGAGGATAACCGCCCTCCAGGACGAGGGGAAGACCGCCGTACTCGTCGCCGCCGGGTCCGGGCTCGCGGGCATCTTCGCCATCGCCGATACCCTCAAGCCGACGACGAAGGGCGCCGTTGCGGACCTCAAGCGTATGGGCCTCTCTGTGACGATGATCACGGGCGACAACGAGCGGACGGCGAACGCCATTGCACGCGAGATCGGGATCGAGGACGTCCACGCCGGGGTGCTGCCGCAGGAGAAGGCGCTGGAAGTCCGGGCGCTCCAGGACCGGGGCGAGGTCGTGGCGTTTGTGGGCGACGGGATCAACGACGCCCCGGCGCTCGCGCAGGCTGATGTCGGGATCGCCATCGGGAGCGGGACCGATGTCGCCATCGAGAGCGGGGACATCGTCCTCATCCGCGACGACCTCGTCGACGCCGTCGCGGCCGTCGAACTCTCCCGGAAGGTGATGAGCCGGATCAAGCAGAACCTCTTCTGGGCGTTCGCCTACAACTCCGCCCTCATCCCCCTCGCCGCGGGTGTGCTCTACCCCTTCTTCGGCATCGCCTTCCGGCCGGAACTTGCGGCGCTCGCGATGGCGCTCTCGTCGGTGACGGTCGTCTCGCTCTCCCTGCTGCTCAAGACATATATACCTCCGGCGAAGAGAGGTCTGTCGGAGGGAGATGCACGTGGCAGTTGA